DNA from Myxococcales bacterium:
ACGCCGCTGCCTTGACCAGGGCACGCGCCAAATTGGGACGACGGATCATTCCGTTCGTCGCCAGCCTGAAAAATCCCATCACCCGGGTCAAGGGATCCTCACCTTCGATCGGCTTCCGTTCGACCCGGCGCGCCAGGGCACTCGTTTCATACTCGAGCGCGGCGACCAGTAGGTCCTCTTTGCTTCGGAATCTTCGATACAGGGTGCCCATGGCAACACCCGCGTGGGCCGCGACGTCTCGCAAGCGCACCGCTTCGAACCCGCCTTGTTCGGCGAGAGCGAGAGCGGTTTCGACGATCTTCTGGGTTCGTTCCTCTGCGGAGTCTGCGTCACGTAGTCGGGCGAGCGAATTTTTGGTAGCCATTTCCGTGCCTTCGCAACATTGCTCACAACGGGGCGCTGCAGCTGTTCTGCGCTTTAATTTGAAGTGGGATGGCTTCTCTAAAAACCCTAGGTTGGGATCTCCGGAAACCCTCGAGAAGATTGAAACACGTTTTCCGCCACCCTTCCAGCCCGCCCGGCGGTTGCTGACCGGCCCGTGCCCGCCTCCCTCTGAAGCCTCAGATTGTCCTCAGCCCCGCAGATAGATGAGTCAAGTTCTGCGCTCAAAATGCCGATTCATGAACGCTCAGCGGAACCACTGTCACCGGACAGGCTCGATGCGCCTTAAATTTGATCGCGAGCCGCGATCCAACGCAAGCACACTTCGCGACAACGCAAGACTAGATCTGCGACTTCACAACGGGGTATATTCAGGTATTGGCAGTTCGAAACGTCTGAGAAAGAAATTGACATTGCATGCTCTAACCCTTCGCCAGTTTTGCTCCGGCATCCTGGGAAGCGGCGATCTGGAGAGTAAGTTAACTCCGCCGCACCAGCAGGATGGACAACCCCTGGATGACCACAATCCGGGGCACGCGCTCTATATTGCTTATCCCGCTCGCAATCCAGAAATAGCAATGGCTTCGGGCCTCCCCAACCTACCCCGCATCGGTGCGCTGAAGCAGCCCGAAGCGAGAATCCAATGCCTGGCACGCTTCGCCCACCACGAGTTGATGGCCGTCGAACTGTTCGCCTGGGCGTTGCTTCGCTGGCCCGAGCTCCCCAAGGAACTGCGTCGAGAATTCACCCGGGTTCTCGCGGATGAGCAAAGACACTGCCGCCTCTACATCGACCGATTGACCGAACTGGGGGGCAACTTCTTTTCCCCTCCGCATTCCAACTATTTCTGGAAGCACGTTCCCGCCATTTCAAAATCTCCCCACGGCCCCAGTGCCTTCCTGGCCGCCATGGGACTGACCCTCGAACAGGCCAACCTCGACTTCACACTCCTGTACCGCGAGGCATTCGCCGCAGCGGGTGACCAGAAGAGCGCTGACGTGCTGCTCGAGGTCCACAACGACGAGATCAAGCACGTTGCAGTGGCGGCTCACTGGCTGAAGGTTCTCGGGCCTCCGGGAAGCGACTTGATCGAGGCCTATAGCGAAGCTGTACCCTTCCCGTTCTCCGCTGCCCGGGCCAAGGCTCGCCAATTCGATGCCGCAGCCCGGCGCCGCGCCGGGTTGGGCGAACCCTTCATCAATTTCGTTCGCGAGGCGCAGTCGCGCCAGAATCAATCCGAGGGGCAAGTCGATTCCGAGGTCAAACGACCGGAGTCGGTTCACCAAACGCTGCTCTACCCCAATCTGGGCGGTGAAGAACTGCCG
Protein-coding regions in this window:
- a CDS encoding TetR/AcrR family transcriptional regulator, translated to MATKNSLARLRDADSAEERTQKIVETALALAEQGGFEAVRLRDVAAHAGVAMGTLYRRFRSKEDLLVAALEYETSALARRVERKPIEGEDPLTRVMGFFRLATNGMIRRPNLARALVKAAASGDPDLAKRVASFHGRVEGMIVTTLHGPGFPSGPNGRSSHFEETLAYNLNVFWFALMVGWSGGLHSRDDVIERMETVAAMLLRAAAEGSA